The nucleotide window ATTTTTCTCCTGAATGTGTTAAAGATATGATTACGTGCGATGATAAACAGATAGCCTTCGAAGTTGTCTACTCCTGCCAGTTTTTCCCGTTTCAGCCATACTTTCACAAAAACATCCTGAGCCATCTCTTCCGCCATGGCAGCTGATTTGGTCAGTGCCAGTGCTACACCGTAAACAGTATCCCAGTGCTGGTCAAAAAGTACCCTGAAGGCCCCTTCATCACCCTCGGCCACTTTCCTGAAAAGGGCCTTTTCATCATCATATAGTAGGACGGTTGGCAATTGCTAAACAAATAAAACATACCGGCTTCCTATGAAAAACAGCCAGTGATGCGATTAATATTATGGTTGATTTTTTTCCAAGTTATTAAATTTAGGTGTAAATCAATGGGTTCCCTTTACCAAAATTACCTTCTTCTTATCCGATATTAACTGTCCATAGCCATCTATAAAGTGATCTTTTGCAATTTTTTTATTGAAAAGTATCACCACTGCCGAAAGCCACTACCGCTAACTTTGCGTCCAGACATGGAAGATATTACAGTGAGACCTGTATGGTCTGTTAATGATGCAGCTTTTGACTGGTTATATCCGGAGCGGATACAGCAGCTGTCCAGGCGTCACTGGACGCCGGTAGAGGTGGCCCGGAAATCAGCAAGGTTTCTGGCCGGAGGCGAGGGAAAAAAAATACTGGACGTCGGCAGTGGCGTTGGTAAATTCTGTTTGATAGGTGGCTATCATCATCCGGAGGCTAGTTTTTATGGTATCGAACAACGGAAGGAGTTACATCATTTTGCACAGGCAGCGCAACAACATACCGGTTTGGAAAATGTGCATTTTATAAATGGTAATTTTACCCAGATAGATTTTGATGATTTTGATCACTTCTATTTTTACAATGCCTTCTTCGAAAACCTGGCAGACGAAGGACATATTGATCATACCATGGAATATTCTGCCAGCCTGTATCATTATTACTGCCGGCAAATGTTTCAGGGGCTGTTATATAAGCCTGCGGGAACACGGGTTGTCACCTTTCACAGCATGGAAGATGAGATCCCGCCTGATTATCAGCTCGTAGATGCCAGTGTAGATTTCCTTTTAAAGATGTGGATCAAAAGACCCTGAAAATGTTGACCCTATGTTACGCCATACGGGAAAGAAACGAAATTACAGACACAACCTACGACTGGCTATATTGTTATGTTTCACAGCCGGCATGGTCAATGCGGCAGGGCTTTTCGCCTTTGCCGTACTGACCACCAATGTCACCGGACATGCAGCGTTGCTGGCCCAGAAGCTCGCTACAGGCGACTTCCGGGCCGCCCGCATGGTAGGTTTATGGTTACTGCTGTTTCTGGTAGGTGCATTTTTCTCCAGTTATTGTGTCAACAAAACAGGGCGTTTCAAAAGATGGCGGTATGTGATTCCTATACTTTGTGAAATCAGCATCCTCGTCATGGTAGGCAGCCTGGGCCATACTTTCGATCACAGTATCGTTAAAACTGAATATTTTGCGGGGAGCCTTCTTTTTGCCATGGGCATGCAAAATGCGCTGGTGTCGGCTATCTCCGGGTATGTGGTGCGCACCACTCACCTGACAGGTATGTTCACCGATCTGGGCATTGATCTGTACACGTTGTTATCCACACGACAACATCATCAGACAGATATCCGCAAAAAGGTGACGCTTCGCCTGGTGATTATTTTCTTTTTTCTGGCAGGTGGTATCGTTGGGGGTTATGCTTTTCTGCGGCTACATTATGCCACTTTTTATCTGCCGGCCAGTGTATTGGTGATAACCGTGTTTTACGATCTGTTCCGCATCCGGATGCTAAAGATGGTGCATAAAGTCCGCCGCGCTATGGCTGCCCTGCAATATCCACCAGTCGGTTGATATCGCTGATAATAATCTTCCTGCCACGGGTTTCGAGCAGCCCTTCTTTTTTGAATTCCTTCAGCACTCTTATTACATTTTCTCTGGCGGTGCCTACCAGGTTGGCCAGGTCTTCCCTGCTCAAATCGATGACTACCGGCAATTCCTCTTCTCCCTGTATTCTGAACTTTTCCCGGACAATGATCAGCTGCAGTGCCAGCCTTTCCCTGACTGTTTTTTGCGCAAACATGGTCAGATTATTGACCAATACAGCAAATTCGTGACTGAGCGCAGTCAGCAATCTGGTAGTAAGTAAAGGAGATTGATCGAGTGCACGCAGGAAATCTTCTTTGGAGATAAATGCGATAGTACTGTCTTCTATAGTAGCAGCCGTATCCGGATAACGCTCTTCTGAGAGCACGGCATGATAACCCAGCAGTTGCCCGCTATGGGCCAGGTAAACAATCTGTTCCCGGCCATCTTTATCTGCCTTATATTTTTTTACTTTCCCGTTGACAATATAGAAAATACCCGAAGGGAAAGCTCCTTCCCGGAAGAGGATTTCATTCTTCTTATATTTCCGTTCTTCGCGGTGAGCCATCAGCAGTTCATACACTTCCTGCGGCAGATCGGCGAGCACCGATTCGCTTCTGAAATTCCATTTGTCTATTGGAAAGATGTCCCGGATGCTCATAGCACCCAAAACTAGCATTTTAAAATTAAAAGTTACCTTTGATCATATCCACTACAGATGAGTTTGGCAGGCCTTTTTCCCATTGATAAATGGAATTTTAAATCACAGTCTATTTTAACTGGTCTTCCGGAAGAGGAATACACGTTCCTTTGCTCCCGGATGACAGACCTGCGTTATCATAAAGGGGAAGTGATTTTCAGGGAAGGAGTAATCGCTACCAACATCTTCTATATCAAAAAAGGAAAAGTAAAAAAATACCGGGCAGACGGAACAGGTAAGGAGCAGATCATCTATGTTGCCAATACCGGTGAGCTGGTAGGATATCATGCCCTGCTGGCCGGCGGTATCTATCCTGATTCTGCGGCCGCCATCGAAGACAGTGTGATTGCCCTCATTCCCCGGGAAGATTTTCTGCAGCTATTGAACAGCTCCCCCGTACTGGCACGCAGACTGCTGAAAACACTGAGCCACGAATTTACCGTACTGTCCAACACAATCTCTGCCTTTACCCAGCGCTCCGTCAAAGAGCGGCTTGCCATTACACTGATTGTTTTACGGGAGAAGTTCAAAGATGAGACAGCTCCCGGAGAAGATATTCTGGTACAGATTTCACGCAGTGACCTGGCCAATATGGTAGGCACCGGCATTGAGAATATAGCCAGGTTGCTCTCTTCCTTTAAAGCAGCCGGCATACTGACTACGCACGGCAAAAAGATTTGTATCACCGATATAAAACAACTGGTGGCTATCTCCGGCCAAACATTAGGGTAACTTCCTACTCTTTCCTTCATAAGAGCGACCGGGCGAAATGCTGTATTCCTCTCCTGCAGCGGCCTGGAAAGCGCAGGTGTTTTTTCCGGGGATAATATTAACATTGATATCCACAGCATTATTCTTTCCTTTTATGTTCCAGAAGCCCGGTGCCATGCCGTTCAGTACTACCTCACAGGCCCCGTTGCCAGGGATGGAGAGCTGCAAGGTACTATCTATCATATGGGCACCGATGGGCATCACCACCAGCCGGTTGGCCAGAGAGATCACATAACACTGCGCTGTTTCATAAAAGTGCAGCGGCAATGGAGCAGCTCCTTGCTGCGCCATTTGAAAAACTGTCAGGAAACGGTCCCGTTTATTTCCTTCACTGGGAGATACCATGATACGATATCCATTTGCTTCAGGATTAGCTGCGTTGACAACATACGGAGCCCCAAACGTGCTGGCAGCACTGTCTCCGCCCAGGACCACTGCATTGCGTTTGTCAGCGGATGGCAGGAGCATGTCCACATACGTATAGCCGGTCACGTTATCTTCTTCATTATGGAGCTGGAAACCTGTTGGTGTAAGTGCCGGTTTTTTCAGTGTATTGATCTGCCAGTATTTTTTAAAGGAAGATTGAGCAGTCGTCATATCATCGGTGAGGATGATGGCTGCCGGCACGTCTTCTCTGCCAAGCGACAGAAAACAGAAACCACGGGCATAACTGCTCATCTTATCCGTATAGGCTGCAGTCAGATCAGCCATAAAGTAGCTGTAGGACGGTGTTTGGGTAGAGGGACCATAAGCAGCGGACAACACGGTACCGTAATTAAACCATGGATCAGTAGTAGTTTCCTGCGGGGTAACCGGAAAACGCTGGTTAAAACGGGAGCCACCGTCATTGGCTGTTGTCCGGAACAGCAGCGGTTCTGCAGGATCTCTGGCCAGCATCATGCTATGGGAAACGGAGCGTTTATTGAAATTAAAATCGTAGGGAGTGCCGTAAGACAGATACAGACCAATATCTCCCACCTGCATGCCGTGATAATATATCTGCAGGTTGCCTGCGTCCGCATGCTGATGGTTACCAAAATGATAGCCCCCTCCTTTTATCTGAGCGATTACATCATTGCTGCCGGGAGTATTGTTCCATCCGGTGCGGGCAATCATGCCACCTATCACCGGGCCAAAGTCCCGGGTGAGCGGAAGCGATTGCAGGCTGGTATCGGCTTTCAGCGTGGGATCGTTTACCAGCAGGAATAACACGGGGTTGTCGGGCAGACCGCCCTCTCTTTCAAATTCTCCCTTTATCAGCGGATCGTTGGCATAAGCATAACTGAGGAGCATGGTCTGAGGTTGTTTCCAGTAGCTAGGCCGGCGATGAGCCCTTACGCTGAACATATCCCCATCGTGTAACATGGTACCGTCCGGCAGACGCATGTACAGCCACCAGGAAGGCAGGTTTTTGATATTGTCGTCAAATACGGTCTGTCCGGTCATGCGGTAAAAAAGCCAGGCGGCGTGCATTTCCCATCCGAAGCGATAAGCGCCGTAATCCACGCCCTGATTATGTCTGGGCGAGGCATATTCAAACCGGCGCATGGGCACCAGCTGCTCCAGGATGACGTAGGAAGTATACTGATAAGGCAACGGATCTTCGTCATATATGGCGATGCTCATAGCCAGCAGGTCGCGGTTGACTTGTGCTTCGTTGCCATGGCCGTTGATGGCGCTGTTATCGAAGGGAGGCCAGCCTATTTCCATTTCCCGGGCCAGTCGCATCATGTTTTGATACAGTATTTGTTTTTCCTCCCTGCTGAGCAAATCGTAACACCAGTCGTATACCAATGCCCCGGTATAGATGGCACGGCCTACTTCGCGGGTGATATCCCCATATTTTACATTGCCGAATTCCAGCATGGTGAGGTAGTGCGCCATGAGCTGTACCGCTTCGCTGCCGATGTTTTTGTCGCCGGTCATGAGGTAGTAGAAAGCTTTCATTTCGGCGGCTTTCTCTGCGGCCTCATTGTAAAATATTTCCTGTTGGGGATTGTAGACAAAAGGGAAAGGCCGTAGGGCAGCTTCTTTTACTTTGTTCCAGGCGGGTTGGTTGTCGCCGGTATTGAGCCGGGCCCTGACAATAGGTAATGATTTTTCGTTCAGCCATAACCGGGGTCTTGCTGACGGCGGAATGATAGCGGGTTTATACTGTTGGGCGGCGACAGGCACTGCAGGGGGTGTATATGTTTTAAGTCCGATGGATTGCAGGCGGACACCTTTGGGTAGCCATATGCTGATTTTCTGTTGTTTTCCTTTCAGGTCGAATTTACCGGCTGTCTGGGCGCCGTGGTTCCAGGAATCGAATACGATGCGTTGTGTAGGCCGTTGTTGGTTGACCTGTATTTTCAGGAGTATGGTAGGTACTTTCCCTTGTATTATGAGGGTATCCATGTTTTGTTCGGTGGTGGCCCTGGTGGTCATTTCGTAGGTACCTTCCCGTGGGATGTCTACTATAAAGGTCAGGTCGGGGGTGGTGCGATCGTATGAGGTATTCTTTTTCAGGGTGGCCCATCTGATGTTACCGGAGCCTTTGATGATTTCGGTGGTTTTAGGATTGAAAGCTGCCTTATCAACATTCCATTGTTGCTGTGCCAGGCTGGTGAGCGTTAATAATAATAACAACAGGAAGAAGGCTGATCGGCTGCAATTTTTCATGGTACACATGCTGGTTGATAATTACATTCACAGATAAACGGTCGGCTTAAGCAGACTACAATTATATATACATTTTGTATACAAAACAATATAAATCAAGTAAACATTTCTTCAAAATAGCTACTTAATTTATCATTTCAGATATTTCTTTAAACTAATAGGAAGAACAATAGTCATCTCATTTTTCTCAAAAATTAATTTTTTGTATACAAAATACATGTATATTCGTATACAAATAAATTAATACGATCCTGCAAACCACCGGAGCATTTTCCTGGCCAGCGGGGAAATTATCAAAATTATCAACCAACAAAACCGGCATTCTCTCTGGCTGCCGATTTAAACATCCGTCATACCAGCAATATTGAATTTCATGTTATCATCAGCAAAAAACTGATACAGGATTTTTATGTGAACACTGAACGCGGGAAAGGCATGCCGGTACAACCACAGACCTAAGCAACCAACATAAGGGCCGGTATATCCGGTCCGGGGGATTCTATTTTTAACCTGTAATTAAAACATATGGTTTTCAACATCCATACCAGGGGTAATACCTATGCCATGTTTCCCACAGGCACCCGTAAACCTGGTATTCCGAGATGGCCGCTGATGGCCACGCTAGCCTTGTTTTTCCTTTTCCTGTGCAACCTACGGGCATCCGCTGCCGGTAATACCTTCCGCAACCTATCCGACACAGTGGGCGTGAGTGGTATCATCACAGACAGCAGCGGCACTCCCATGCCGGGTGTACTCGTAAAAGTATCCGGCACCTCACAAGCCACTACCACCGACGCAGGGGGCCATTATCAGTTTAAACAGGTACCCCGCGGCGCTGTCCTGCTCTTCAGCATGATGGGTTATCTCCCCCAGGAAATAAAAGCAGGCAACAGCACTGTCAATGTACGACTTAAGCCAGGCATACGCCTGCTGGACGAAGTAGTCGTAACAGACGGTTACCGTACCACCACCAGGGCCGCCAATACCAGTGCTATCGGCACTATCAGCGGAAGTGCGCTCGAAAACAAACCTTTCTCCTCCTTTATGCAGTCCTTACAGGGAAAAGTAGCCGGCGTATCGGCTCCACTGACCAGCGGACAACCCGGCGCCAACGTCAACATCCGTATCCGTGGCCTGGGATCATTGTCCCTGTCATCAGATCCACTGATTGTGGTAGACGGCATGATCGTCAACTCCGGCGCATTATCAGGTACTGTCACCACCTCCAACGCACTTGCCGGCATCAATCAAAACGATATTGAAAGCATCGATGTACTGAAAGATGCCGCCGCCACTGCCCTGTATGGTTCCCGTGGCAGCACCGGCGTTATTGTAATCACTACCAAAAGAGGCCGCTTCGGCAAAACACAGGTCAGAGCCGACGCAGAGGCAGGTACTTCCAGCCCTATAGGACTGCCGCAGGCAGGTCAGCCCCTCAACGCCGGCCAATATGCGGAACTGTTTAAAGAAGGTCTCACCAACTCCGGTTATACCGATGCTCAGGTAAAAGACCTGGCAGACAAATACGGTCTAAACAGTGGCAAAAGCAACAACTGGTACGACCTCGTAACCCGCAACGGACGCCAGCAACAATACAATGTAAGTGTCAACAGCGGTACAGAAAAAACCAAACTGTTTGCTTCCGCGGGATACTTCGATCAGCAAGCCACCACTATCGGCGCCGATTTCAAAAGAATCTCCGGCCTGATCAACTTCGACCATCAGATCAATAAACGTTTCCTGCTGTCTGCCGGCGTCAATGTGTCTAACGTAGACCAGAACACGCCGTACAGCACACAATACTCCGGTAATCCTACCTATGCCGCCCGCGTATTAAGACCCTTTCAGCTGGCCTATAACGACGATGGCTCTATCAACAC belongs to Chitinophaga sp. HK235 and includes:
- a CDS encoding methyltransferase domain-containing protein; the protein is MEDITVRPVWSVNDAAFDWLYPERIQQLSRRHWTPVEVARKSARFLAGGEGKKILDVGSGVGKFCLIGGYHHPEASFYGIEQRKELHHFAQAAQQHTGLENVHFINGNFTQIDFDDFDHFYFYNAFFENLADEGHIDHTMEYSASLYHYYCRQMFQGLLYKPAGTRVVTFHSMEDEIPPDYQLVDASVDFLLKMWIKRP
- a CDS encoding YoaK family protein, whose product is MLRHTGKKRNYRHNLRLAILLCFTAGMVNAAGLFAFAVLTTNVTGHAALLAQKLATGDFRAARMVGLWLLLFLVGAFFSSYCVNKTGRFKRWRYVIPILCEISILVMVGSLGHTFDHSIVKTEYFAGSLLFAMGMQNALVSAISGYVVRTTHLTGMFTDLGIDLYTLLSTRQHHQTDIRKKVTLRLVIIFFFLAGGIVGGYAFLRLHYATFYLPASVLVITVFYDLFRIRMLKMVHKVRRAMAALQYPPVG
- a CDS encoding Crp/Fnr family transcriptional regulator, which produces MLVLGAMSIRDIFPIDKWNFRSESVLADLPQEVYELLMAHREERKYKKNEILFREGAFPSGIFYIVNGKVKKYKADKDGREQIVYLAHSGQLLGYHAVLSEERYPDTAATIEDSTIAFISKEDFLRALDQSPLLTTRLLTALSHEFAVLVNNLTMFAQKTVRERLALQLIIVREKFRIQGEEELPVVIDLSREDLANLVGTARENVIRVLKEFKKEGLLETRGRKIIISDINRLVDIAGQP
- a CDS encoding Crp/Fnr family transcriptional regulator; its protein translation is MSLAGLFPIDKWNFKSQSILTGLPEEEYTFLCSRMTDLRYHKGEVIFREGVIATNIFYIKKGKVKKYRADGTGKEQIIYVANTGELVGYHALLAGGIYPDSAAAIEDSVIALIPREDFLQLLNSSPVLARRLLKTLSHEFTVLSNTISAFTQRSVKERLAITLIVLREKFKDETAPGEDILVQISRSDLANMVGTGIENIARLLSSFKAAGILTTHGKKICITDIKQLVAISGQTLG